Within Roseofilum casamattae BLCC-M143, the genomic segment CAAAACCAGGGCCCACAAACCTTCCGGCGATCGCTTCGTCCAGTCCGTGACCGGTCCGGTGAAGACTTGGGCGAAGACTCGCGCTAAACTACAGGCGGTTAAGCCATTGACTAAAGCTAATAAGGTTAGTAATAAGGGAGATAAACCGTTGGCAATATCTGCCAGTCCCCAGAAACAGCCGAAGGGAGGCAGAGCAACGAGGGAGAGCGCGCCGATGACGTAGCAGATGCCGGAGATAGGACGGCGCGACCAGAGACCGCCGAGTTGGGTAATATCTTGGGTAATGTTATTGAGAATAATGCCGCCAACACTCATCAGAACTAAAGCGGTGGCGATCGCATAAGTCAACAGCAAGAGTAAGGCCGCGTCTCCTTGTCCGGTTCCCACGGCAACGAAGACGATGCCGAGATAGGAACTGGTGGCGTAAGAAAAGACTCGTTTAATATCGACTTGCGCCAGAGCGATCGCCGCGCAACTGACTGCCGTAAACGCGCCGACTGCTATTTCTGTCGTAACTACGGTTGGGGATAAGGCGAGGATGGGTTGCATTTTTATCAGCACCCACGCTCCCGTGGAGACGACGACTGCATTCCGCAATACGGTTGCTGGCATGGGCCCTTCCATGGCTTCATCCAGCCAGAGTTGCAACGGGAACTGCGCGCATTTACCTAGGGGACCGGCGAGGAGCGCTAACCCGAGGAGGGTGGCGACGGTGGGGTCTAGCTCCACAGTACTCGCCCAAACCGTTAGCTCGTCGTAGTTCCAGGTGCCAGCCAGAGGATAGAGCGCCACTACTCCCATGAGCAATACCAAGTCTCCCACCCGCTTGGTGAGGAAGCCATCCCGCGCGCCAGTGACCACCAGAGACTGGTTAAACCAAAAGCCGATAAGCAAGTAAGTTCCCAAGGTGAGAATTTCCAGCATCACGTAGCTGAAAAAGAGGGAGTTAGCCAGCATGAGAGCGCACATCCCGGCTTCAAAGACAGCGAGAAGAGCATAAAAGCGCGCCCAACCCCAGTCCATTTCTAAATAGGCGATCGCATATATTTGAGTTAATGCATTCAGCGCTAAAATGACGACTAAGGCTCCAACTGTGGTCGCCGACGCTTCGATCTCGAAAGCGATATCCAAATTTGCCGCATGGAGCCACTGGATGGAGAAGTGCAGGGGAGCCGACCATACTTCCCGCAAGGCCAG encodes:
- a CDS encoding NAD(P)H-quinone oxidoreductase subunit F, with amino-acid sequence MNAFSETIGFVPLYAVLGGLLTIPWSPGLIRRTGPRPTGYINLLMSLIALGHTVLALREVWSAPLHFSIQWLHAANLDIAFEIEASATTVGALVVILALNALTQIYAIAYLEMDWGWARFYALLAVFEAGMCALMLANSLFFSYVMLEILTLGTYLLIGFWFNQSLVVTGARDGFLTKRVGDLVLLMGVVALYPLAGTWNYDELTVWASTVELDPTVATLLGLALLAGPLGKCAQFPLQLWLDEAMEGPMPATVLRNAVVVSTGAWVLIKMQPILALSPTVVTTEIAVGAFTAVSCAAIALAQVDIKRVFSYATSSYLGIVFVAVGTGQGDAALLLLLTYAIATALVLMSVGGIILNNITQDITQLGGLWSRRPISGICYVIGALSLVALPPFGCFWGLADIANGLSPLLLTLLALVNGLTACSLARVFAQVFTGPVTDWTKRSPEGLWALVLPMTILLGMALHLPQTLSVLGLLPNWNIVVEPTSLLLIGSTIVGGAIGWFLYTSTAISKPIILPVPAIQDFFAYDFYTAQLYKVTAIAIVAFVAKAIDWCDRILVDGAVNLVGLFTLASGESLKYNTSGQTQFYALSILIGTIIFGLLLSYPLLLSFLN